From Camelina sativa cultivar DH55 chromosome 20, Cs, whole genome shotgun sequence, the proteins below share one genomic window:
- the LOC104768784 gene encoding deoxyhypusine synthase-like isoform X1: MEDRVFSSVHSTVFKESESLEGKCEKIQGYDFNEGVNYPKLMRSMLTTGFQASNLGEAIDVVNQMIDWRLADETTVAEDCSEEEKDPSYRESVKCKIFLGFTSNLVSSGVRDTIRYLVQHHMVDVIVTTTGGVEEDLIKCLAPTFKGDFSLPGAYLRSKGLNRIGNLLVPNDNYCKFEDWIIPIFDEMLKEQKEENVLWTPSKLLARLGKEINNESSYLYWAYKMNIPVFCPGLTDGSLGDMLYFHSFRTSGLVIDVVQDIRAMNGEAVHANPRKTGMIILGGGIPKHHICNANMMRNGADYAVFINTGQEFDGSDSGARPDEAVSWGKIRGSAKTVKVYCDATIAFPLLVAETFATKREQTCESKT; the protein is encoded by the exons ATGGAAGATCGTGTTTTCTCTTCGGTTCACTCCACGGTTTTCAAAGAATCCGAATCGTTAGAAGGCAAGTGTGAAAAAATCCAAGGATACGATTTCAATGAAGGAGTAAATTACCCAAAGCTTATGCGATCCATGCTCACCACTGGCTTTCAAGCTTCAAATCTCGGCGAAGCTATTGACGTCGTCAatcaaatg ATAGACTGGAGACTGGCTGATGAAACCACAGTAGCTGAAGACTGTAGTGAAGAGGAGAAAGACCCATCTTATAGAGAGTCTGTGAAATGTAAAATCTTTCTTGGTTTCACTTCGAATCTTGTTTCATCTGGTGTTAGAGACACTATTCGATATCTTGTTCAGCATCATATG GTTGATGTAATTGTCACTACAACTGGTGGCGTAGAGGAAGATCTTATCAAATGCCTTGCACCCACATTTAAAGGCGATTTCTCTCTACCGGGAGCTTATCTACGGTCTAAGGGATTGAACCGAATTGGGAACTTGTTGGTTCCCAATGATAACTACTGCAAGTTTGAGGATTGGATCATTCCTATCTTTGATGAGATGTTGAAGGAACAGAAAGAAGAG AATGTGTTGTGGACACCTTCTAAACTGTTAGCACGGCTgggaaaagaaataaacaatgaGAGTTCATACCTTTATTGGGCATACAAG ATGAATATTCCAGTATTCTGCCCTGGGTTAACAGATGGCTCTCTTGGCGATATGCTGTATTTTCACTCCTTTCGTACCTCTGGCCTTGTCATTGATGTAGTGCAAG ATATCAGGGCTATGAATGGTGAAGCTGTCCATGCAAATCCAAGAAAGACAGGAATGATAATCCTTGGAGGAGGCATACCGAAGCACCACATATGTAATGCCAATATGATGCGTAACGGTGCAGATTACGCCGTATTCATAAACACCGGGCAGGAGTTTGATGGGAGTGACTCGGGTGCACGCCCTGATGAAGCCGTGTCTTGGGGTAAAATAAGAGGATCTGCTAAAACCGTTAAG GTGTACTGTGATGCTACCATAGCTTTCCCTTTGTTGGTGGCTGAAACATTTGCCACAAAGAGAGAACAAACCTGTGAGTCTAAAACGTAA
- the LOC104768784 gene encoding deoxyhypusine synthase-like isoform X2, whose protein sequence is MVDVIVTTTGGVEEDLIKCLAPTFKGDFSLPGAYLRSKGLNRIGNLLVPNDNYCKFEDWIIPIFDEMLKEQKEENVLWTPSKLLARLGKEINNESSYLYWAYKMNIPVFCPGLTDGSLGDMLYFHSFRTSGLVIDVVQDIRAMNGEAVHANPRKTGMIILGGGIPKHHICNANMMRNGADYAVFINTGQEFDGSDSGARPDEAVSWGKIRGSAKTVKVYCDATIAFPLLVAETFATKREQTCESKT, encoded by the exons ATG GTTGATGTAATTGTCACTACAACTGGTGGCGTAGAGGAAGATCTTATCAAATGCCTTGCACCCACATTTAAAGGCGATTTCTCTCTACCGGGAGCTTATCTACGGTCTAAGGGATTGAACCGAATTGGGAACTTGTTGGTTCCCAATGATAACTACTGCAAGTTTGAGGATTGGATCATTCCTATCTTTGATGAGATGTTGAAGGAACAGAAAGAAGAG AATGTGTTGTGGACACCTTCTAAACTGTTAGCACGGCTgggaaaagaaataaacaatgaGAGTTCATACCTTTATTGGGCATACAAG ATGAATATTCCAGTATTCTGCCCTGGGTTAACAGATGGCTCTCTTGGCGATATGCTGTATTTTCACTCCTTTCGTACCTCTGGCCTTGTCATTGATGTAGTGCAAG ATATCAGGGCTATGAATGGTGAAGCTGTCCATGCAAATCCAAGAAAGACAGGAATGATAATCCTTGGAGGAGGCATACCGAAGCACCACATATGTAATGCCAATATGATGCGTAACGGTGCAGATTACGCCGTATTCATAAACACCGGGCAGGAGTTTGATGGGAGTGACTCGGGTGCACGCCCTGATGAAGCCGTGTCTTGGGGTAAAATAAGAGGATCTGCTAAAACCGTTAAG GTGTACTGTGATGCTACCATAGCTTTCCCTTTGTTGGTGGCTGAAACATTTGCCACAAAGAGAGAACAAACCTGTGAGTCTAAAACGTAA
- the LOC104768786 gene encoding protein GUCD1 isoform X1 has protein sequence MWPLCFLLNKLLRVEERNQERSQGHGGSTSANYCQFDGHPLLSNGKYTDAGLPSSSHLEVPHVHQLASWDCGLACVLMVLRASGIASCTLEDLAEICSTNSIWTVDLAYLLHKFCVEFSYYTITFGANPNYSIEEFYKEQLPEDLVRVDLLFRKAHASGIIIQCRSVSIHEISCVLLSGNYIAIALVDQDKLSKSWLEEMIVAGLHTSTSCYTGHYIVICGYDAVRDEFEIRDPASSKIHERISSKCLENARKSFGTDEDLLLINLENIRNQNQF, from the exons ATGTGGCCTCTTTGTTTTCTGCTTAACAAGCTTTTGAGAGTTGAAGAGAGGAATCAGGAGAGATCACAAGGTCATGGAGGTTCGACTTCTGCTAACTACTGCCAATTCGATGGTCATCCCTTGCTGAGTAATGGAAAGTATACAGATGCAGGGTTGCCATCCTCTTCCCACTTGGAG GTCCCTCATGTACATCAGTTAGCTTCTTGGGATTGTGGTCTCGCTTGTGTTCTCATGGTTCTCAGAGCAAGTGGCATTGCAAGTTGCACTCTTGAGGATTTGGCTGAGATTTGCTCCACAAATAG CATTTGGACTGTAGATCTCGCATATCTACTCCATAAGTTCTGTGTGGAATTTTCCTATTACACAATTACATTTGGAGCAAACCCGAATTATTCCATAGAGGAATTTTACAAG GAGCAGCTCCCTGAAGATCTGGTGCGTGTGGATTTGCTCTTCAGGAAAGCACATGCATCTGGCATTATTATACAG TGCAGATCAGTTAGTATCCATGAGATTTCTTGTGTGCTATTGTCGGGGAACTATATTGCCATTGCGTTAGTCGACCAGGACAAGCTAAG CAAGTCTTGGTTGGAGGAAATGATTGTCGCTGGTCTTCACACTAGCACTTCCTGCTACACTG GTCACTATATTGTGATATGTGGCTATGACGCTGTTAGGGATGAGTTCGAGATCAGAGATCCCGCCAGTTCCAA GATACATGAGAGGATCTCGTCAAAATGCCTGGAGAATGCCCGGAAATCTTTTGGTACAGATGAAGATCTTCTCCTG ATAAACTTGGAGAATATCAGGAACCAGAACCAATTTTAG
- the LOC104768786 gene encoding protein GUCD1 isoform X2 — protein sequence MWPLCFLLNKLLRVEERNQERSQGHGGSTSANYCQFDGHPLLSNGKYTDAGLPSSSHLEVPHVHQLASWDCGLACVLMVLRASGIASCTLEDLAEICSTNSIWTVDLAYLLHKFCVEFSYYTITFGANPNYSIEEFYKEQLPEDLVRVDLLFRKAHASGIIIQCRSVSIHEISCVLLSGNYIAIALVDQDKLSVCAR from the exons ATGTGGCCTCTTTGTTTTCTGCTTAACAAGCTTTTGAGAGTTGAAGAGAGGAATCAGGAGAGATCACAAGGTCATGGAGGTTCGACTTCTGCTAACTACTGCCAATTCGATGGTCATCCCTTGCTGAGTAATGGAAAGTATACAGATGCAGGGTTGCCATCCTCTTCCCACTTGGAG GTCCCTCATGTACATCAGTTAGCTTCTTGGGATTGTGGTCTCGCTTGTGTTCTCATGGTTCTCAGAGCAAGTGGCATTGCAAGTTGCACTCTTGAGGATTTGGCTGAGATTTGCTCCACAAATAG CATTTGGACTGTAGATCTCGCATATCTACTCCATAAGTTCTGTGTGGAATTTTCCTATTACACAATTACATTTGGAGCAAACCCGAATTATTCCATAGAGGAATTTTACAAG GAGCAGCTCCCTGAAGATCTGGTGCGTGTGGATTTGCTCTTCAGGAAAGCACATGCATCTGGCATTATTATACAG TGCAGATCAGTTAGTATCCATGAGATTTCTTGTGTGCTATTGTCGGGGAACTATATTGCCATTGCGTTAGTCGACCAGGACAAGCTAAG TGTTTGTGCAAGATAG